In one window of Tumebacillus algifaecis DNA:
- a CDS encoding ECF transporter S component, with the protein MKNSYVVNFREIMITVILSVLCGFLYIAWAPLYGVADGIYPGLGEIVYGTWFIAGVLAAYIVQKPGVALIAEMAAASGEFIMGGPYGLSTLLYGMAQGAATELVFALFRYKKFNMGTLMLGGAAAALASLGYEALTGGLAELSTGPMLAKIVIRTVSGAVLGGLLAKLIVDALAKTGALNNYAIIRKRMEKPF; encoded by the coding sequence ATGAAGAATAGTTATGTCGTCAATTTCAGAGAAATCATGATCACGGTGATCTTGTCCGTGCTGTGCGGGTTCCTGTACATCGCATGGGCGCCGCTGTATGGCGTGGCAGACGGAATCTACCCGGGCCTCGGTGAGATCGTCTATGGCACCTGGTTCATCGCGGGCGTGCTTGCCGCCTACATCGTGCAAAAGCCAGGTGTGGCGCTGATCGCAGAGATGGCTGCTGCGTCGGGCGAATTTATCATGGGTGGCCCGTACGGCCTGTCTACGCTGCTCTACGGGATGGCGCAGGGCGCTGCGACCGAGTTGGTATTTGCACTTTTCCGTTATAAGAAGTTCAACATGGGCACGCTGATGCTGGGCGGTGCCGCTGCTGCGCTGGCCAGCTTGGGTTATGAGGCGCTGACCGGGGGCTTGGCTGAGCTTTCGACCGGACCGATGCTGGCGAAAATTGTGATCCGCACGGTATCTGGCGCAGTTCTTGGCGGTCTGCTGGCGAAGCTGATCGTGGATGCATTGGCCAAAACGGGGGCTTTAAACAACTACGCAATCATCCGCAAGCGGATGGAGAAACCGTTCTAA
- a CDS encoding glutaredoxin family protein, whose translation MKPFQITLYTKDGCTLCEKVKPILARVGQTYPLQVEEFDITTDQAVYAKYWDKIPVLAIDGEEAFVSKIAEHWLRRYLEEKKQTRAD comes from the coding sequence ATGAAGCCGTTTCAAATAACGTTGTATACGAAAGACGGATGTACGTTGTGTGAGAAAGTCAAACCGATCTTGGCGCGGGTGGGGCAGACCTATCCACTTCAAGTGGAGGAGTTTGATATCACGACCGATCAAGCGGTGTATGCGAAATATTGGGACAAGATTCCGGTGTTGGCGATCGATGGGGAAGAGGCGTTCGTCTCGAAGATTGCGGAGCACTGGCTGCGGCGTTATTTGGAAGAAAAAAAGCAAACTCGCGCAGACTAG
- a CDS encoding MFS transporter, with translation MTELQRNFWLMLTGRSVSKLGDTFHFLALSLMIYAKTESALSVGQVMVASYLPMLILGPFLGVWIDRLNKRKLAIACELIRAGLVLSIPFLPHVYWIYSFTFVIAIIGFVSSTSQQGLIPQLFPKGDLLGYNARIQTSMQVMAIAGPIAAGAVIGFWSYTAAFVVDSATFLYSAMSLSLLSVSAKAAAKQKGANQEKKFWVELREGARYMVQLPRVMNATAIMFTAMIVSGMFNVLLVVFSKNIIKVTDTEFGWLEAGIGLGLAAGAATLAFLKRVDLLLIVRIGILVDALMIAVLSTTESFWTEWLALVGIGMFSVMAMIAAATLIQIEAEQAYIGRVLGFYNTVFMAGTVGSMALAGVVETWFSVREIFLYGGLATAGATLLLSLRRLPKQEAPPKQAQA, from the coding sequence ATGACAGAACTGCAACGCAACTTTTGGCTGATGTTGACAGGCCGCTCTGTGTCGAAGCTAGGAGATACTTTTCACTTCTTGGCGCTGTCATTGATGATCTATGCCAAAACAGAATCGGCGCTCAGCGTCGGTCAGGTGATGGTCGCTTCCTATCTACCTATGCTTATACTCGGGCCGTTTCTCGGCGTATGGATCGACCGCTTAAACAAGCGCAAGTTGGCGATCGCCTGCGAATTGATACGGGCAGGGCTCGTTTTGTCGATCCCGTTTTTGCCGCATGTCTATTGGATCTATTCGTTCACATTTGTCATCGCGATCATTGGCTTTGTCTCCTCAACGTCGCAACAGGGGCTGATTCCGCAGCTTTTTCCGAAAGGCGATCTGCTCGGGTACAACGCCAGGATTCAAACCTCCATGCAAGTGATGGCCATCGCCGGACCGATCGCGGCCGGGGCAGTGATCGGCTTTTGGTCGTATACGGCTGCGTTTGTTGTGGATTCGGCGACGTTTCTGTATTCGGCGATGAGTTTGTCGCTCTTGTCTGTGTCGGCCAAAGCTGCCGCCAAGCAGAAGGGGGCGAATCAGGAAAAGAAATTCTGGGTGGAGCTTCGTGAAGGGGCGCGCTATATGGTACAGCTGCCGCGCGTGATGAACGCGACGGCGATCATGTTTACGGCGATGATTGTGAGCGGGATGTTTAATGTATTGCTCGTCGTCTTCTCGAAAAATATCATCAAGGTGACCGATACAGAGTTCGGTTGGCTGGAGGCGGGCATCGGACTCGGCTTGGCGGCGGGGGCAGCAACGCTCGCTTTTTTGAAAAGAGTCGATTTGCTGCTGATCGTGCGCATCGGGATTCTGGTCGATGCCTTGATGATCGCCGTGCTGAGCACGACCGAGTCGTTTTGGACGGAGTGGCTGGCGCTGGTCGGGATCGGGATGTTCTCGGTGATGGCGATGATCGCCGCCGCGACGCTCATCCAGATCGAAGCGGAGCAGGCTTATATCGGGCGCGTGCTCGGATTTTACAACACGGTCTTCATGGCGGGCACGGTCGGATCGATGGCACTGGCTGGCGTGGTGGAGACTTGGTTTTCGGTGCGGGAGATCTTCCTCTACGGCGGTTTGGCGACGGCTGGAGCGACGCTCTTGCTCTCACTGCGCCGACTGCCCAAACAAGAAGCGCCGCCCAAGCAGGCGCAAGCATAG
- a CDS encoding FeoA family protein, which produces MEIIPLPDLLIGERARVVSLNATGAQRRRMLDLGLVPQAVIEALRKSPAGDPVAYRIRGAVIALRREEASLVMVTRI; this is translated from the coding sequence ATGGAGATCATTCCACTGCCTGATCTTTTGATCGGCGAACGGGCGCGAGTGGTATCTTTGAACGCGACTGGCGCACAGAGGCGCCGAATGCTTGACCTCGGTCTTGTCCCGCAGGCGGTGATCGAAGCGCTGCGCAAAAGCCCGGCTGGCGACCCGGTCGCCTATCGCATCCGCGGTGCGGTGATCGCGTTGCGCCGCGAAGAGGCATCCCTTGTGATGGTCACGCGCATTTAA
- a CDS encoding FeoB small GTPase domain-containing protein: protein MSQHSFRDTHAVCTERFAIELPSPDELVIALAGNPNTGKSTVFNALTGMNQHTGNWAGKTVGSAIGRFRHQEHSFTLVDLPGTYSLLSQSADEQVARDFICFANPHATLVVTDATNLERNLNLALQVMEVTDRVVVAVNLMDEAKRKGITIDFVKLQAELGVPVIPMTARSGEGLNELKEMLWKVALGHVTPTPKLTTYSEQVERAVTALLPQVEPLVSGVLRSRWVALRLLDGDESVLQALEQYTLEHPRLFSTGDVVIPS from the coding sequence ATGTCACAACATAGTTTTCGAGACACGCATGCAGTCTGCACAGAACGGTTTGCGATCGAATTGCCAAGCCCCGATGAACTGGTCATTGCGCTGGCTGGCAACCCGAACACAGGCAAAAGCACCGTCTTCAACGCTCTGACCGGGATGAACCAACACACGGGCAACTGGGCAGGTAAGACGGTCGGTAGCGCGATCGGGCGCTTCCGTCATCAGGAACATAGCTTCACCTTGGTCGATCTGCCAGGCACCTATTCCCTGCTGTCCCAATCGGCAGACGAACAGGTCGCCCGCGACTTCATCTGCTTTGCCAACCCGCACGCAACGCTCGTCGTCACCGACGCGACCAATCTGGAGCGCAACTTAAATCTCGCGCTGCAAGTAATGGAGGTGACCGACCGTGTGGTGGTCGCAGTCAATCTGATGGACGAAGCGAAGCGCAAAGGCATCACGATCGATTTCGTGAAACTCCAAGCGGAGCTCGGGGTGCCTGTCATCCCGATGACGGCGCGAAGCGGCGAAGGACTGAACGAACTCAAGGAGATGCTGTGGAAAGTTGCACTCGGTCATGTGACCCCGACACCGAAGCTCACCACCTACTCGGAACAGGTTGAACGGGCGGTGACCGCGTTGCTCCCGCAGGTCGAACCGCTCGTCTCCGGCGTGCTTCGCTCGCGTTGGGTCGCGCTGCGCCTGCTCGATGGCGATGAATCGGTGCTACAAGCTCTTGAACAGTACACCTTGGAGCATCCGCGCCTCTTCAGCACAGGTGATGTGGTGATTCCCTCATGA
- a CDS encoding nucleoside recognition domain-containing protein, protein MKQGQIQQLKNLMQNLQQQDTTDLRDQIVSDIYARTEEIVTQTVMLPENKAQHEFDRRLDNVLTSRWLGYPIMMLMLGTVFYLTIAGANLPSSMLADFFFWIEGYLTTFFLWLGTPAWVHGVLVEGLYRGTAWVVSVMLPPMAIFFPAFAILEDFGYLPRVAFNLDRFFKKAGAHGKQALTMSMGFGCNAAGVIACRIIESPRERTIAIITNNFVPCNGRFPTLITLATLFMGGAIGLAYGSLVATAVVVGLVLVGISVTLSVSWLLSKTMLRGIPSNFTLELPPYRKPQFGRLLIRSVYDRTVFVLKRAVIVAAPAGIATWILANIQVGDASILQHTALFLDPFAQAIGLDGYILMAFILGLPANEIVLPILIMSYLSTGAMTEMSSLVELKNLFLSNGWTWLTALCMMLFSLLHYPCGTTMWTIAKETKSTKWTLVAILLPTSIALSVCFLVAQTVRFFGLV, encoded by the coding sequence ATGAAGCAAGGGCAGATCCAACAATTAAAAAATTTGATGCAAAATCTCCAGCAACAAGACACGACCGACCTGCGCGACCAGATCGTCAGCGACATCTATGCCCGGACGGAGGAGATCGTCACACAGACGGTGATGCTGCCCGAAAACAAAGCGCAGCATGAATTTGACCGCAGGCTCGACAATGTGCTGACCTCGCGCTGGCTCGGCTACCCGATCATGATGCTGATGCTTGGCACCGTCTTTTATCTGACGATCGCCGGAGCCAACCTGCCATCGAGTATGCTCGCCGATTTCTTCTTCTGGATCGAAGGGTATCTGACCACCTTTTTCCTCTGGCTAGGCACTCCCGCTTGGGTGCATGGTGTGTTGGTCGAAGGGCTCTACCGCGGAACGGCGTGGGTGGTGTCGGTCATGCTACCACCGATGGCGATCTTCTTCCCAGCGTTTGCGATCTTAGAAGATTTTGGGTATCTGCCCAGGGTGGCCTTTAACCTCGACCGCTTTTTCAAAAAAGCGGGGGCGCACGGCAAGCAAGCGCTGACGATGAGCATGGGCTTTGGCTGCAATGCAGCTGGTGTGATAGCCTGCCGGATCATCGAGTCGCCACGCGAGCGGACCATCGCGATTATCACGAACAACTTCGTTCCTTGTAACGGACGTTTTCCGACGCTGATCACGCTGGCCACGCTGTTTATGGGCGGCGCGATCGGGCTGGCCTATGGCTCACTGGTGGCGACGGCGGTGGTCGTCGGGTTGGTGCTGGTCGGCATTTCTGTGACCTTGTCCGTATCGTGGCTACTCTCGAAGACGATGCTGCGCGGTATTCCGTCCAACTTCACCTTGGAGTTGCCACCGTACCGCAAACCGCAGTTTGGTCGACTGCTGATCCGCTCGGTGTATGACCGCACCGTGTTCGTGTTGAAGCGCGCCGTGATCGTTGCTGCTCCGGCCGGTATCGCGACGTGGATTCTCGCCAACATCCAAGTTGGCGATGCGAGCATTTTGCAACATACTGCTCTGTTCCTCGATCCGTTCGCGCAGGCGATCGGGCTGGACGGCTATATTTTGATGGCCTTCATCCTTGGGCTTCCGGCCAATGAGATCGTTCTGCCGATCTTGATCATGAGCTACCTCTCAACTGGAGCGATGACGGAGATGTCTTCGCTTGTGGAGTTGAAAAATCTGTTTCTCTCCAACGGCTGGACGTGGCTGACCGCGCTGTGCATGATGCTGTTCTCCCTGTTGCACTACCCGTGCGGCACGACGATGTGGACGATCGCCAAAGAGACCAAGAGCACCAAATGGACGCTGGTCGCTATCTTACTGCCGACCTCGATCGCGCTTAGCGTATGTTTCCTCGTAGCGCAAACCGTTCGCTTTTTCGGCTTGGTGTAA
- a CDS encoding RicAFT regulatory complex protein RicA family protein, giving the protein MNTVQHTSLSDVLMKTEEIVSMLKSSEEMKRYRQAEDKINRHGDAQALLFVVKAKRNQYSQLSLRHGFDHPAVIKVKQEYDDVLEHIAQIPLIDELQTAQEDLNDVIQGILHTLVSSVNNMLPVEKGDEPGDGASGGCGSCSSGGCGRH; this is encoded by the coding sequence GTGAATACTGTTCAACATACATCGCTTTCGGACGTTTTGATGAAGACAGAGGAAATTGTCAGCATGCTCAAATCCTCGGAGGAAATGAAACGCTACCGCCAAGCGGAAGATAAAATCAATCGCCACGGTGACGCACAAGCGCTTTTGTTTGTGGTCAAAGCCAAGCGCAACCAATATTCGCAGCTCTCCTTGCGCCACGGGTTCGATCATCCCGCGGTGATCAAAGTCAAGCAAGAGTATGATGACGTGCTCGAACACATCGCCCAAATCCCACTGATCGACGAACTGCAAACGGCGCAGGAGGACTTGAACGATGTGATCCAAGGCATTCTACACACGCTCGTCTCTTCGGTCAACAACATGCTTCCCGTTGAAAAGGGAGATGAGCCAGGCGATGGTGCGAGCGGAGGCTGTGGCAGTTGCTCATCCGGTGGCTGTGGACGCCATTGA
- a CDS encoding aldo/keto reductase — translation MIQQPFGRTGWQVPLLSFGAQRIVDEHHCTEEAAIDIVNTAIDRGITYFDTAPSYSDGQSEYRLGLALQDRRQQVKIATKTHDRTRDGSWRLLEASLQRLQTDYVDEWRLHNMVTFEELDRCFAEDGAVKALLEAQEQGLVKKLSISGHTNPQVLVEAIRRFDFDSALIALSALDHHIYSFAHEFVPLAREKGMGIIGMKVMALGKLGNWYEQALRYTLSLPISTSIVGMESMEQLEKNLAIAENFKPMTEQELLEFWKEIMHLATPQTLPWKAASWGGDSWYQRAL, via the coding sequence ATGATCCAACAACCATTTGGCCGCACAGGCTGGCAGGTGCCACTGCTCAGCTTTGGCGCACAGCGTATCGTCGATGAACACCACTGCACGGAAGAGGCGGCGATCGATATTGTCAACACCGCCATCGATCGTGGCATTACATATTTTGATACCGCGCCGAGTTACTCCGATGGGCAATCGGAATACCGACTTGGTTTGGCCTTGCAAGACAGACGCCAGCAAGTGAAGATCGCGACCAAGACGCACGACCGCACCCGCGATGGCTCATGGCGACTGCTCGAAGCGAGCTTACAGCGCCTGCAGACCGATTATGTCGATGAATGGCGGCTGCACAACATGGTCACTTTTGAAGAACTCGATCGCTGTTTTGCTGAAGACGGTGCCGTCAAAGCCCTGCTGGAAGCGCAGGAGCAGGGTCTGGTCAAAAAGCTCTCCATCTCCGGCCACACCAATCCGCAGGTGTTGGTCGAAGCGATCCGCCGCTTCGATTTTGACAGTGCCTTGATCGCCCTGTCAGCGCTCGATCATCATATCTATTCCTTTGCTCATGAGTTTGTGCCGTTGGCACGGGAAAAAGGCATGGGCATCATCGGCATGAAGGTGATGGCGCTAGGCAAATTGGGCAACTGGTATGAGCAGGCGCTCCGCTATACGTTGTCACTTCCGATCTCGACGTCGATCGTCGGTATGGAGTCGATGGAGCAGTTGGAGAAAAACCTCGCCATCGCGGAGAACTTCAAACCGATGACCGAGCAGGAACTTTTGGAGTTCTGGAAGGAGATCATGCATCTGGCCACGCCGCAGACTTTGCCGTGGAAGGCTGCTTCGTGGGGCGGCGATTCGTGGTATCAGCGGGCCCTATAG
- a CDS encoding DUF4397 domain-containing protein — protein sequence MNREEQQLVAYEQLAREVEKLVHLVQESQQNQYDFMQEACRLLQEQHEDVSSLITRAGTQDQLQGMLDEVLKQLNTQFQGQMMTPGHLGAGDANKSQKPSGMIPQGGVYQPSGTMPQGGVYQPSGTMPQGGVYQPSGTLPQGGGYQPSGTLPQGGVYQPSGTLPQGGVYQPSGTLPQGGVYQPSGTLPQGGVLYQPSGTIPQGGVLYQPSGTIPQGGVYQPSGTMPLGGVYQPSSSLPQSGVITEAVPMMTGDGDVIPIPLVEQGIPVAELVDIEAVPVVKPATPPVAKARVRFFHASPDTPGVDIVVDGKKVAEDVDFEGISNYFPLTPGRHRVQVFPYGKQVGALIDTTFNAKPNQSYSIVIADYFKNVRPIIIEDEPKKTKPGFARVKFVHLSPNTPAVDVGLVSGKVLIGHLTYKEKSPYLQVAPGRRDLELRLAGKKDVVLRLPKMRFDPNITYTIYIVGLRGGQPPLAIEMIPEA from the coding sequence TTGAACAGAGAGGAACAACAGCTTGTTGCGTATGAGCAATTGGCTCGTGAGGTTGAAAAGTTGGTTCATTTGGTGCAGGAGAGCCAGCAAAACCAGTATGACTTTATGCAGGAAGCGTGCCGCTTGCTACAAGAGCAGCATGAGGATGTAAGCTCCTTGATCACGCGTGCCGGTACGCAAGATCAGTTGCAAGGGATGCTTGATGAAGTGCTGAAGCAGTTGAACACCCAGTTTCAAGGACAGATGATGACGCCAGGCCATCTCGGCGCTGGTGATGCAAATAAGAGTCAAAAGCCGAGCGGAATGATCCCGCAAGGAGGGGTATACCAGCCGAGTGGAACGATGCCGCAAGGAGGGGTATACCAGCCGAGTGGAACGATGCCGCAAGGAGGAGTGTATCAGCCGAGCGGAACGTTGCCACAAGGAGGGGGATACCAGCCGAGTGGAACGTTGCCACAAGGAGGAGTGTATCAGCCAAGCGGAACGTTGCCACAAGGAGGGGTATACCAGCCGAGTGGAACGTTGCCACAAGGAGGAGTGTATCAGCCGAGCGGAACGTTGCCACAAGGAGGAGTGCTATACCAGCCGAGTGGAACGATCCCACAAGGTGGGGTGCTATATCAGCCGAGTGGAACGATCCCGCAAGGAGGAGTGTACCAGCCGAGCGGAACGATGCCACTAGGAGGCGTGTACCAGCCGAGCAGCTCGCTCCCGCAAAGCGGGGTCATCACGGAGGCTGTGCCGATGATGACCGGGGATGGTGATGTGATTCCGATTCCGCTCGTGGAACAAGGAATCCCGGTCGCGGAACTGGTGGATATCGAGGCGGTCCCCGTCGTCAAACCGGCCACCCCTCCGGTCGCCAAGGCCCGCGTCCGCTTTTTCCACGCCTCACCCGATACCCCTGGCGTCGATATTGTCGTCGATGGCAAAAAGGTGGCGGAAGACGTCGATTTTGAAGGAATCAGCAACTATTTTCCCCTGACACCGGGACGGCACCGCGTGCAGGTTTTTCCCTATGGCAAACAGGTGGGGGCCCTGATCGATACCACCTTCAATGCCAAACCGAATCAATCCTATTCGATCGTGATCGCCGACTATTTTAAAAATGTCCGCCCGATTATCATTGAGGATGAGCCGAAGAAAACCAAACCGGGTTTTGCCCGAGTCAAATTTGTCCACCTCTCTCCGAACACTCCGGCGGTCGATGTCGGGCTGGTCTCCGGAAAAGTGTTGATCGGGCATTTGACCTACAAAGAAAAATCGCCGTATCTCCAAGTCGCCCCTGGCCGCCGCGATCTCGAGCTGCGTCTGGCAGGCAAGAAGGATGTGGTCCTGCGCCTGCCAAAAATGCGTTTCGACCCGAATATCACCTACACGATCTACATCGTCGGCCTGCGCGGTGGCCAACCGCCGCTTGCCATCGAAATGATTCCGGAAGCATGA
- the cls gene encoding cardiolipin synthase, which produces MVVTIDWIIVLGLGVLQVVLVGAVIFLENRNPGKTISWLIVLTVLPILGFVLYLLLGRNVQKRRMFRHKHLKGNRLESIVEQQLQQLSEEELLPGYGMEQKKRLVRLSLNNSLSPLTSNNRFTVLTDGQQKFKELFAELERAEDHIHLMYYIFRDDEIGQDTRKLLIRKRQEGVEVRVMVDGLGSHKTPKAFFQEMERAGIEVAVFFPLKFPFLTNRLNFRNHRKIVVIDGKVGFLGGMNIGDEYLSRDQKLGFWRDTHLAVHGDSVQMLQRAFLNDWFFVTRKPINAPKYYPKPEQAGTMLVQIVPSGPDAEFDSIRQMFFTACATAEKRIYLQTAYFIPDDSIIMALKMAALSGVDVKLIVQGVPEYRLTYWASRSYFTELLSAGVKLYLYQKGILHTKVLLVDDEVGCLGSANFDIRSFLLNFEIGAFLYNHEFVERLTKDFVQDLQDSVQVEQEVYFNRPLKDRLRESGARLLSPIL; this is translated from the coding sequence GTGGTGGTGACGATCGACTGGATCATTGTACTTGGTTTGGGTGTGCTGCAAGTTGTTTTGGTCGGGGCGGTAATCTTTTTGGAAAACCGCAACCCGGGGAAAACGATTTCCTGGTTGATCGTTCTCACGGTGCTTCCGATTCTCGGATTTGTGCTGTATTTGTTGCTCGGGCGCAATGTACAAAAGCGCAGAATGTTTCGCCACAAGCATCTCAAGGGCAATCGTTTGGAGTCGATCGTGGAACAGCAACTGCAACAGTTGAGTGAAGAGGAGCTGTTGCCAGGCTACGGGATGGAGCAGAAAAAGCGGCTGGTGCGCCTGTCGTTAAACAACTCGTTGTCCCCGCTGACGAGCAACAATCGCTTTACGGTATTGACCGACGGTCAGCAGAAGTTTAAGGAACTTTTTGCCGAGTTGGAGCGAGCCGAAGATCATATACACTTGATGTATTACATCTTTCGAGATGATGAGATCGGTCAGGATACACGCAAACTGTTGATACGCAAACGACAGGAAGGCGTCGAGGTGCGGGTGATGGTGGACGGGTTGGGTTCGCATAAAACGCCCAAGGCGTTTTTTCAGGAGATGGAGCGTGCGGGGATCGAGGTGGCGGTCTTTTTCCCCTTGAAGTTTCCCTTTTTGACGAACCGATTGAACTTCCGCAATCATCGCAAAATCGTGGTCATCGATGGGAAGGTTGGATTTCTTGGCGGGATGAACATCGGGGATGAGTACCTGTCGCGGGACCAGAAACTTGGATTCTGGCGGGATACGCATCTTGCAGTGCACGGGGACAGTGTGCAGATGTTACAGCGGGCGTTTTTAAATGACTGGTTTTTTGTGACGAGAAAGCCAATCAACGCTCCAAAGTATTACCCAAAGCCAGAGCAGGCTGGAACGATGCTGGTGCAGATCGTGCCAAGCGGCCCGGATGCGGAGTTTGATTCGATTCGGCAGATGTTTTTTACGGCGTGCGCGACGGCAGAAAAGCGGATTTATTTGCAGACGGCCTATTTTATTCCCGATGACAGCATCATCATGGCGCTGAAGATGGCGGCGCTGAGCGGAGTGGATGTCAAACTGATCGTGCAGGGCGTGCCAGAGTATCGCCTGACCTATTGGGCATCGCGGTCTTATTTTACCGAGCTGCTCAGTGCCGGGGTCAAATTGTATCTGTACCAAAAAGGAATCTTGCATACGAAAGTGTTATTGGTCGATGATGAGGTTGGCTGTTTGGGGTCGGCCAATTTTGATATACGAAGCTTTTTGTTGAATTTTGAGATCGGGGCCTTTTTGTACAATCACGAGTTTGTGGAGCGGTTGACGAAAGACTTTGTGCAGGACTTGCAAGATAGTGTACAGGTGGAGCAGGAAGTATACTTCAACCGACCGTTGAAGGATCGGTTGCGCGAGTCGGGCGCGCGGTTGCTGTCGCCGATTTTGTAA
- a CDS encoding ABC transporter ATP-binding protein, protein MSQTATKKLSDGKRVLAFLRPYTKWVAADSFVIAISQVCGDLIPALAMTWLVDSILPDQGNGNLLWGLAILLVIAAVLDLVFMVIDEYFCHYVAKGVTIQQKLKLFRHLQKLPFSFYHRNQSGELLARVSDDPDTLHNFLAWEGSSLMASVQGVVIYSAVLAWINPLLMVTSLVLGVIFYYGSNLVGARTRTASADARREASSYLERLRESVTGIHLSRVLGVAESEIESVAVIRKRFIQASHRELKARMQSYVVIGSFNGVAIGVVYAISAWLIWNDNLTQGEMLAAATLVGVAANQLQRMLRHWLSVRRTGPALDRSEILLSEQTSPAETEQGLILPEVQGDLLLEGVAFAYPGKTDRVLKELSFAIQRGEAVALVGPSGSGKSTVVDLLLRLYEPDAGQLYLDGQPLSDLDARWLRKQVAVVSQDVQLRNGTLADNLRLGNRNASDETLLQAIRDSGLQEFYDALPNGLNSPVGERGNLLSGGQKQRLSLARALVADAPLLVLDEASSALDPITEVLVNEAITKRRRKQTVLVIAHRLSTVLTADRIVVLENGCVVETGTHEALLQQDGVYARLFKREAEIGENLAV, encoded by the coding sequence ATGAGTCAGACAGCGACGAAAAAGTTGAGCGATGGCAAACGGGTGTTAGCCTTTTTGCGGCCCTACACCAAATGGGTGGCAGCCGACTCGTTTGTGATTGCGATCAGCCAGGTCTGCGGCGACTTGATTCCGGCGCTTGCGATGACTTGGCTGGTCGATTCCATTCTGCCCGATCAGGGGAATGGCAACCTGCTCTGGGGGTTGGCGATCCTGCTGGTGATCGCGGCGGTGCTCGACTTGGTCTTCATGGTCATCGACGAGTATTTTTGTCATTATGTCGCCAAAGGCGTGACGATCCAGCAGAAATTGAAACTGTTTCGCCATCTGCAAAAGCTTCCGTTCAGCTTCTACCACCGCAACCAATCGGGCGAATTGCTGGCCCGCGTCTCCGATGATCCCGATACGCTCCACAATTTCTTAGCCTGGGAAGGTTCGTCCTTGATGGCTTCGGTGCAAGGCGTGGTGATCTACTCGGCGGTGCTGGCGTGGATCAACCCGCTGTTGATGGTGACGTCTTTGGTGTTAGGCGTGATCTTCTATTACGGCTCGAATCTGGTCGGGGCTAGAACGCGAACCGCCTCCGCCGATGCCAGACGGGAAGCGTCGAGCTATCTGGAGCGGCTGCGCGAATCGGTGACGGGGATTCATCTGTCACGCGTGCTCGGCGTGGCAGAGTCGGAGATCGAGTCGGTCGCCGTGATTCGCAAGCGCTTTATCCAAGCAAGCCACCGCGAACTGAAAGCACGGATGCAGTCCTATGTGGTGATCGGCTCGTTTAATGGCGTGGCGATCGGCGTCGTCTACGCGATCTCGGCGTGGCTGATCTGGAATGACAACTTGACGCAAGGTGAGATGCTGGCGGCCGCGACGTTGGTCGGGGTGGCGGCGAACCAGTTGCAACGCATGCTGCGTCACTGGCTGTCGGTGCGTCGCACAGGGCCTGCGCTCGACCGTTCGGAGATCTTGCTGTCCGAACAGACGTCACCTGCCGAAACGGAACAAGGTCTGATTTTGCCTGAGGTGCAAGGGGACCTGCTGCTCGAAGGGGTCGCTTTTGCCTATCCGGGCAAAACGGATCGCGTGTTGAAGGAGCTGTCCTTTGCGATCCAGCGCGGTGAAGCGGTGGCGCTGGTCGGGCCGAGCGGTTCGGGCAAATCGACGGTGGTCGATCTGCTGTTGCGGCTGTATGAGCCGGACGCGGGGCAACTCTACCTCGACGGCCAACCGCTAAGCGATCTGGATGCACGCTGGCTCCGCAAACAGGTTGCGGTCGTGTCTCAGGATGTACAACTGCGCAACGGGACGCTGGCCGACAACCTGCGGCTTGGCAATCGGAATGCCAGCGATGAGACGCTGTTGCAGGCGATTCGGGACAGCGGCTTGCAGGAGTTTTATGACGCTCTGCCCAATGGGCTGAACTCACCGGTCGGTGAGCGCGGCAACTTGCTGTCTGGTGGTCAGAAGCAACGCTTGTCGCTGGCTCGTGCGCTGGTTGCGGACGCACCGCTGTTGGTGCTCGATGAGGCCAGTTCGGCGCTTGACCCGATCACCGAAGTGCTGGTCAACGAAGCGATCACCAAACGTCGCCGCAAGCAGACGGTGCTGGTCATCGCACACCGTCTGTCCACCGTGTTGACCGCTGACCGGATCGTGGTGCTGGAGAACGGCTGTGTGGTCGAAACGGGCACACATGAAGCTCTGCTGCAACAAGATGGCGTCTATGCGCGCCTGTTCAAACGGGAAGCGGAGATCGGCGAGAATTTGGCTGTATAA